One region of Pseudomonas glycinae genomic DNA includes:
- a CDS encoding FecR family protein produces MTDIHRSPSPSSAQDAASAMDQALDWLIVLGSPDEEQTRQFHAWLAADPLNAEAFAKAQAIWDGPQIAQCAQNLAAKPKKVTVLTRLRPHWKPLATAAVLLLGLFSFSNLPVRLQADHLTVVGERQRLQLEDGSKVLLNTNSAFSSTINDQQRVARLYQGEAFFEIPASRSQPLEIDAGPVKASVRDTAFAVRYLDGVAQVRVQRGDVDLRATRDDARVRLSAGESIRIGPNGFDHPAKVDAATDLAWVQGRLIFENCPLKQVLAELRRYYPGFIINTNEQLADVAVTGNYRLDQPLDVVRSLAHITSAKLREFPALVILN; encoded by the coding sequence GTGACGGACATCCACCGCTCCCCTTCGCCTTCATCGGCGCAGGACGCCGCCAGCGCAATGGACCAGGCTCTGGACTGGCTCATCGTGCTCGGCAGTCCGGACGAGGAGCAGACCCGGCAATTCCATGCCTGGCTGGCGGCCGATCCGTTGAACGCCGAGGCGTTCGCCAAGGCCCAGGCAATCTGGGACGGCCCGCAGATCGCCCAGTGCGCACAGAACCTCGCGGCCAAACCGAAGAAAGTCACCGTCCTCACTCGCTTGCGCCCGCACTGGAAACCGCTGGCCACCGCCGCCGTGCTGCTGCTCGGGCTGTTCAGCTTCAGCAACCTGCCGGTGCGTTTGCAGGCCGATCACCTGACCGTGGTCGGCGAACGTCAGCGCTTGCAGCTCGAGGACGGTTCGAAGGTACTGCTCAACACCAACTCCGCGTTCTCCAGCACGATCAACGATCAGCAGCGAGTCGCGCGGCTGTATCAAGGCGAAGCGTTTTTCGAGATTCCGGCCAGCCGCAGCCAGCCGCTGGAAATCGACGCCGGCCCGGTGAAAGCCAGCGTGCGCGACACCGCGTTTGCCGTGCGTTATCTGGACGGCGTGGCGCAGGTGCGGGTGCAGCGTGGCGATGTCGATCTGCGTGCGACCCGCGATGATGCCCGCGTGCGACTGTCCGCCGGGGAAAGCATCCGCATCGGCCCCAACGGTTTCGACCACCCGGCCAAGGTCGACGCCGCCACTGATCTGGCCTGGGTGCAGGGTCGGCTGATCTTCGAGAACTGCCCGCTGAAACAGGTACTGGCCGAACTGCGCCGCTACTATCCGGGCTTCATCATCAACACCAACGAACAGTTGGCCGACGTCGCCGTCACCGGCAATTACCGTCTCGACCAGCCGCTGGACGTGGTGCGTTCGCTCGCGCACATCACCTCGGCCAAGCTTCGAGAATTCCCGGCGCTGGTGATTCTGAACTAA
- a CDS encoding biliverdin-producing heme oxygenase — MSTPEKALRSQRLNQITHEPHSKLDALVKANAPFETRANFARFVVAQYLFQSELVALYNDAELTAIVPDLPARCRAEAARADLADLDTEVPAPVAGALKNPSKARALGWIFVSEGSKLGAAFLIKRAVALDLSETFGARHLGEPEGGRAEGWKRFVRTLDSLQFSAEEEAEVEQGAIDAFNRFTVLLEQAYATEAEPA; from the coding sequence ATGAGCACCCCGGAAAAAGCCCTGCGTTCGCAACGCCTGAACCAGATCACCCACGAGCCGCACAGCAAGCTCGATGCGCTGGTCAAGGCCAACGCGCCGTTCGAGACCCGCGCCAATTTCGCTCGTTTCGTGGTCGCGCAGTACCTGTTCCAGTCGGAGCTGGTGGCGCTGTACAACGATGCCGAACTGACCGCCATCGTCCCTGACCTGCCGGCCCGCTGCCGCGCCGAAGCGGCCAGGGCCGACCTCGCCGACCTTGACACCGAAGTGCCTGCGCCCGTCGCCGGCGCGCTGAAGAATCCGAGCAAGGCCCGCGCCCTGGGCTGGATCTTCGTCTCCGAGGGCTCCAAGCTCGGCGCCGCGTTCCTGATCAAACGCGCGGTCGCGCTGGACCTGAGCGAAACCTTTGGCGCCCGTCATCTGGGCGAGCCTGAAGGCGGTCGCGCCGAAGGCTGGAAGCGCTTTGTACGCACCCTCGATTCGCTGCAATTCAGTGCTGAAGAAGAAGCGGAAGTGGAGCAAGGCGCGATCGATGCGTTCAACCGCTTCACCGTGCTGCTGGAACAGGCTTACGCCACAGAAGCCGAACCGGCCTGA
- a CDS encoding RNA polymerase sigma factor, translated as MSQSHFNHVFLAQRTTLLRTLERMVNNHSTAEDLLQETYLRVTRALSERAIDHLEPFVFQTARNLALDHLRARKIHSRTMVDDVPQDVVHSVAAPASSAEDAAHAEQLLERLNVSLAELSPRQQQIFILSRLHGRSYQEIAEELSVSLSTVQKELKLIMTICIGVAERLNGD; from the coding sequence GTGAGTCAATCACACTTCAATCACGTCTTCCTCGCCCAGCGCACTACGCTGCTGCGGACTCTGGAACGGATGGTCAACAACCACAGCACCGCCGAAGACCTGTTGCAGGAAACCTACCTGCGCGTCACCCGGGCGCTGAGCGAACGGGCCATCGATCACCTTGAACCTTTTGTCTTCCAGACCGCGCGCAACCTGGCGCTGGACCATTTGCGTGCGCGCAAGATCCATTCGCGCACCATGGTCGACGACGTGCCGCAGGACGTGGTGCACAGCGTCGCCGCCCCCGCCAGCAGTGCCGAAGACGCCGCCCACGCCGAACAATTGCTGGAGCGCCTGAACGTGAGCCTCGCTGAACTCAGTCCCCGCCAACAGCAGATTTTTATCCTCAGCCGCCTGCACGGGCGCAGCTATCAGGAAATCGCCGAAGAACTGAGCGTCTCTCTCAGCACGGTGCAGAAAGAACTCAAACTGATCATGACCATCTGCATCGGTGTCGCCGAGCGTTTGAATGGCGACTGA
- a CDS encoding TonB-dependent receptor, with amino-acid sequence MSSRLTRQTSSPSRVLSLLTAAILMAGTAPLMAANEQPARNMGDYSFAIAQQPLVSALNAFTAVTGWQVGLPAQLGQDVSSPGVRGSLPPEKALERLLVGTNLSFRKLSNNNVVLEKRASSGALNLDQVTISATRQEQSVNSVPATVTVQTRQDLDRNNVNTIKDLVRYEPGVSVGGAGQRGGISGYNIRGIDGDRILTQVDGVEVPDGFFNGPYAKTQRNYVDPEIVKRVEILRGPASVLYGSNAIGGAVSYYTLDPDDIIKPGKDVGARLKTGYSSADESWLKSATVAGRADQFDGLLHYSQRDGHETDSYGSNNGTGLERTAANPEDVKATNVLAKIGWNYNEGSRLGLTYEKYKDDRDTDQKSAYGGPYFNGAPTIPNSVLPGGMYQWRTGNDTITRERFGLEHSFELDSLLADNVKWSLNHQTAKTDQSTDEFYYPITRKVLRTRDTIYEEKQWVFDAQLDKAFAIGDTDHVLTYGTTIKQQKVTGSRSGDGKCLAVGRGCTAIGATSAADVLKKSSDFPDPTINTYSLFAQDQISWNNWTFLPGLRYDYTQLKPHITQEFLNTVAADGNGTVTDSNKTWHKVSPKFGLTYALTENYTWYGQYAEGFRTPTAKALYGRFENSTTGYNVAPNPDLEPEKSKSYETGLRGNFEQGSFDVAVFYNKYRDFINEDAVTPGYDELTFQSSNIKHATIKGAEVKGRLNLDSFGAPQGLYTQGSISYAYGRNNDNGEPLNSVNPLTGVFGLGYDQDNYGGLLSWTVVKKKDRVDDSNFKSPDGVSSQFKTPGFGILDLAGYYKVTDDVTVSGGIYNLTDKKYWLWDDVRGYDSVGEASVTQPANLDRLTQPGRNFAINLVWDI; translated from the coding sequence ATGTCCTCACGCCTTACCCGCCAGACTTCTTCCCCTTCCCGCGTGCTGTCGCTGCTGACCGCCGCCATCCTGATGGCCGGCACCGCGCCGCTGATGGCCGCGAACGAACAGCCGGCGCGCAACATGGGCGACTACTCGTTCGCCATCGCCCAGCAACCGCTGGTGTCAGCGCTCAATGCGTTCACCGCCGTCACGGGTTGGCAGGTCGGTTTGCCGGCGCAACTGGGTCAGGACGTGTCGTCGCCGGGCGTACGCGGTTCGCTGCCACCGGAAAAAGCCCTGGAGCGCCTGTTGGTGGGGACCAACCTGAGCTTCCGCAAACTGAGCAACAACAACGTCGTGCTGGAAAAACGCGCCAGCAGTGGCGCGCTCAATCTTGATCAGGTGACCATCAGCGCCACCCGTCAGGAACAGTCGGTGAACAGCGTGCCGGCCACCGTCACCGTACAGACCCGTCAGGATCTGGACCGCAACAACGTCAACACCATCAAGGATCTGGTGCGCTACGAGCCGGGCGTGTCCGTCGGCGGCGCCGGCCAGCGCGGCGGGATCAGCGGCTACAACATTCGCGGCATCGACGGCGACCGCATCCTGACTCAGGTCGACGGCGTCGAAGTGCCGGACGGTTTCTTCAATGGTCCGTACGCCAAGACCCAGCGCAATTACGTCGACCCGGAAATCGTCAAACGCGTCGAAATCCTCCGCGGCCCGGCCTCGGTGCTGTACGGCAGCAACGCCATCGGCGGCGCCGTGAGCTACTACACCCTCGACCCGGACGACATCATCAAGCCCGGCAAAGACGTCGGCGCTCGCCTGAAAACCGGCTACAGCTCCGCCGACGAGAGCTGGCTGAAATCCGCCACCGTCGCCGGTCGCGCCGACCAGTTCGACGGCTTGCTGCACTACAGCCAGCGCGACGGTCACGAAACCGATTCCTACGGCAGCAACAACGGCACGGGCCTGGAGCGCACCGCCGCCAACCCGGAAGACGTGAAAGCCACCAACGTGCTGGCCAAGATCGGCTGGAACTACAACGAAGGTTCGCGCCTGGGCCTGACCTACGAAAAGTACAAGGATGATCGCGACACCGATCAGAAAAGCGCCTACGGCGGCCCGTACTTCAACGGTGCTCCGACGATCCCGAACAGCGTGCTGCCCGGCGGCATGTACCAGTGGCGCACCGGCAACGACACCATCACCCGCGAGCGTTTTGGCCTGGAGCACAGCTTCGAGCTCGACAGCCTGCTGGCGGACAACGTGAAGTGGAGCCTCAACCACCAGACCGCCAAGACCGACCAGAGCACCGACGAGTTCTATTACCCGATCACCCGTAAAGTCCTGCGCACCCGCGACACGATCTACGAAGAAAAACAGTGGGTCTTCGACGCGCAACTGGACAAGGCATTCGCCATCGGTGACACCGATCACGTGCTGACCTACGGCACCACGATCAAGCAGCAGAAAGTCACCGGCTCGCGCAGCGGCGACGGCAAGTGCCTGGCGGTCGGTCGCGGCTGCACCGCCATCGGCGCTACCAGCGCGGCCGACGTCCTGAAGAAGTCCAGCGACTTCCCGGACCCGACCATCAACACCTACAGCCTGTTCGCCCAGGATCAGATCAGCTGGAACAACTGGACCTTCCTGCCGGGCCTGCGCTACGACTACACCCAGCTCAAGCCGCACATCACCCAGGAATTCCTCAACACAGTGGCCGCCGACGGCAATGGCACGGTCACTGATTCGAACAAGACCTGGCATAAAGTCTCGCCGAAATTCGGCCTGACCTACGCCCTGACCGAAAACTACACCTGGTACGGTCAGTACGCCGAAGGCTTCCGCACCCCGACCGCGAAAGCCCTGTACGGCCGCTTCGAGAACAGCACCACCGGCTACAACGTGGCACCGAACCCGGACCTGGAACCGGAAAAGAGCAAAAGCTATGAAACCGGCCTGCGCGGCAACTTCGAGCAAGGCTCGTTCGACGTGGCGGTGTTCTATAACAAGTACCGCGACTTCATCAACGAAGACGCCGTCACCCCTGGCTACGACGAGCTGACCTTCCAGTCGAGCAACATCAAGCACGCCACCATCAAGGGTGCCGAAGTCAAAGGTCGCCTGAACCTCGATTCCTTCGGCGCGCCGCAAGGCCTGTACACCCAGGGTTCGATCTCCTACGCCTACGGACGCAACAACGACAACGGCGAGCCGCTCAACAGCGTCAACCCGCTGACCGGCGTGTTCGGCCTCGGTTACGACCAGGACAACTACGGCGGCCTGCTGAGCTGGACCGTGGTCAAGAAGAAGGATCGCGTCGACGACAGCAACTTCAAGTCGCCGGACGGGGTCAGCAGTCAGTTCAAGACTCCGGGCTTCGGCATTCTCGATCTGGCCGGTTATTACAAGGTCACCGACGACGTCACCGTCAGCGGCGGCATCTACAACCTGACCGACAAGAAATACTGGCTGTGGGATGACGTGCGCGGTTACGACAGCGTCGGCGAAGCCTCGGTGACGCAACCGGCCAACCTCGATCGCCTGACCCAGCCGGGTCGCAACTTCGCGATCAACCTGGTCTGGGATATTTGA
- a CDS encoding glucokinase encodes MKLALVGDIGGTNARFALWKDQQLESVQVLATADHASPEEAISLYLSRLGLAPGAIGSVCLSVAGPVSGDEFKFTNNHWRLSRKAFCQTLQVEQLLLINDFSAMALGMTRLQPGEFRVVCEGTPEPLRPAVVIGPGTGLGVGTLLDLGEGRFAALPGEGGHVDLPLSSPRETQLWQHIHNEIGHVSAETALSGGGLPRVYRAICAVDGHEPKLDTPEAITAAGLAGDPIALEVLEQFCCWLGRVAGNNVLTTGGRGGVYIVGGVIPRFADFFLESGFARSFADKGCMSDYFKGIPVWLVTAPYSGLVGAGVALEQEG; translated from the coding sequence TTGAAACTGGCTTTGGTCGGTGACATCGGAGGCACCAACGCGCGGTTCGCGTTGTGGAAAGATCAGCAGCTCGAATCGGTTCAGGTGCTGGCCACGGCCGACCACGCCAGCCCGGAAGAGGCGATCAGCCTCTACCTCAGCAGGCTCGGTCTGGCGCCGGGCGCCATCGGTTCGGTGTGCCTGTCGGTGGCGGGGCCGGTGAGCGGCGATGAATTCAAGTTCACCAACAACCACTGGCGCCTGAGCCGCAAGGCGTTCTGCCAGACCTTGCAGGTCGAGCAGCTGTTGCTGATCAACGACTTCTCGGCGATGGCGCTGGGCATGACCCGTTTGCAGCCCGGCGAATTCCGCGTGGTCTGCGAAGGCACGCCGGAGCCATTGCGCCCGGCGGTAGTGATCGGCCCGGGCACTGGCCTGGGCGTCGGCACCTTGCTTGATCTCGGCGAAGGGCGGTTTGCCGCGTTGCCGGGCGAGGGCGGTCACGTCGATCTGCCGCTGAGCAGTCCGCGTGAAACCCAGCTCTGGCAGCACATCCACAACGAAATCGGCCACGTCAGCGCGGAAACCGCGTTGAGCGGCGGCGGCTTGCCGCGGGTCTACCGGGCGATCTGCGCGGTGGATGGTCATGAACCGAAACTCGATACACCGGAAGCCATCACTGCGGCGGGACTTGCAGGCGACCCGATTGCCCTGGAAGTGCTGGAGCAGTTCTGCTGCTGGCTCGGTCGCGTGGCCGGCAACAACGTGCTGACCACGGGCGGCCGTGGCGGGGTGTACATCGTGGGCGGCGTGATTCCACGTTTTGCCGATTTCTTCCTCGAAAGTGGTTTCGCCCGCAGCTTTGCCGACAAGGGCTGCATGAGCGATTACTTCAAGGGGATTCCGGTGTGGCTGGTGACGGCGCCGTACTCGGGGCTCGTCGGTGCAGGAGTGGCGCTCGAACAGGAAGGCTGA
- a CDS encoding response regulator, with amino-acid sequence MSSVNKSILLVDDDQEIRELLETYLTRAGFQVRATADGAGFRQALNEAPSDLVILDVMLPDEDGFSLCRWVRQHPRQAQVPIIMLTASSDEADRVIGLELGADDYLGKPFSPRELQARIKALLRRAQFGQERGGSDVLAFDEWRLDMVSHRLFHTDGEEVILSGADFALLKLFLDHPQEILDRDTIGNATRGRDLMPLDRIVDMAVSRLRQRLRDTEKPPRLIRTVRGSGYQLAANVVAGNGH; translated from the coding sequence GTGAGCTCAGTCAACAAGTCGATTTTGTTGGTCGATGACGACCAGGAGATACGCGAGTTGCTGGAAACCTACCTGACCCGCGCGGGTTTTCAGGTACGGGCCACGGCGGATGGCGCCGGTTTTCGTCAGGCGCTTAACGAGGCGCCGAGCGATCTGGTGATCCTCGATGTGATGCTGCCCGATGAAGACGGCTTCAGCCTGTGCCGCTGGGTGCGCCAGCATCCGCGTCAGGCCCAGGTGCCGATCATCATGCTCACCGCCAGTTCCGACGAAGCCGACCGGGTCATCGGCCTGGAGCTCGGCGCCGACGATTACCTCGGCAAACCTTTCAGCCCCCGCGAACTGCAGGCCCGGATCAAGGCCCTGCTGCGCCGCGCCCAGTTCGGCCAGGAACGCGGCGGCAGTGACGTGCTGGCGTTCGATGAGTGGCGGCTGGACATGGTCAGCCATCGGCTGTTTCACACCGACGGCGAGGAAGTGATTCTGTCCGGCGCCGACTTCGCCCTGCTCAAGCTGTTCCTCGATCACCCTCAGGAAATCCTCGACCGCGACACCATCGGCAACGCCACCCGTGGCCGCGACCTGATGCCGCTCGACCGCATCGTCGACATGGCCGTCAGCCGTTTGCGCCAGCGACTGCGGGACACCGAAAAACCGCCACGGCTGATCCGCACCGTGCGTGGCAGCGGCTACCAGCTGGCAGCCAATGTGGTTGCCGGCAATGGTCACTGA
- a CDS encoding ATP-binding protein, translating to MPRSLLGRMLLLTLLAVLFAQTLSSVIWVSQLRATQLEGLVTSARSLAHSMTASVSYFRSLPVAYRPLVLDQLRSMGGTRFVVTLNDKPLGMEVLPVTPRKAAVLKAVDEVLRQSLGQDTDILVTFVSPDDLRIFNAGLKLDELPRSWAHYALTLEPVNPPVLVTQIQLAPGEWLYIASLLPEPYTSLEEQGLPTQQVWFIVFTSGFLLLFIGLLVHWQSRPLKRLARAARDLSLGADVEPVAEGGGSEVVEVGRAFNTMRERISRYLTERSQLFSAISHDLRTPITRLRLRVELLEDEQLQTKFGRDLDELELLVKGALQCVKDTDIHENIEPVDLNHVLDCLVEPYLAPNGNGRVTQQGRALAAYPGKPLALKRCIGNLIDNALKYGQNAHLHIDDDESAFVLHVDDEGPGVPEQRLEQVFEPHFRLAGQQQGYGLGLGIARNIAHSHGGEVTLQNLREGGLRVTLQLPRSVD from the coding sequence ATGCCGCGTTCGCTGCTCGGGCGGATGCTGCTGCTGACGTTGCTCGCGGTGTTGTTCGCCCAGACCCTGTCCAGCGTGATCTGGGTGTCCCAATTGCGTGCGACCCAGCTCGAAGGGCTGGTCACCAGCGCCCGCAGCCTCGCCCATTCGATGACCGCCAGCGTCAGTTACTTCCGCTCGTTGCCGGTGGCTTATCGGCCGCTGGTGCTCGACCAATTGCGCAGCATGGGCGGCACGCGTTTTGTGGTGACACTGAATGACAAACCGTTGGGCATGGAAGTGCTGCCGGTGACGCCGCGCAAGGCGGCGGTGCTGAAAGCGGTGGATGAAGTGCTGCGTCAGTCGCTGGGCCAGGACACCGACATTCTGGTGACCTTCGTCAGCCCCGATGACTTACGGATCTTCAACGCCGGGTTGAAACTCGATGAGTTGCCGCGTTCGTGGGCGCATTACGCCTTGACCCTGGAACCGGTGAATCCGCCGGTGCTGGTCACGCAGATTCAGTTGGCACCGGGTGAGTGGCTGTACATTGCCTCGCTGCTGCCCGAACCCTACACCAGTCTTGAAGAACAGGGTCTGCCGACCCAGCAAGTGTGGTTCATCGTCTTCACCAGTGGTTTTCTGTTGTTGTTCATCGGTCTGCTGGTGCACTGGCAGAGCCGGCCGCTCAAGCGTCTGGCGCGAGCCGCGCGGGATTTGTCGCTGGGCGCCGACGTCGAGCCGGTGGCTGAGGGCGGCGGCAGTGAAGTGGTCGAAGTGGGCCGCGCCTTCAACACCATGCGCGAGCGGATCAGCCGTTACCTGACCGAGCGTAGTCAGTTGTTCAGCGCGATTTCCCATGACCTGCGCACGCCGATCACCCGTTTGCGTCTGCGGGTCGAACTGCTGGAAGACGAACAGCTGCAAACCAAGTTCGGCCGTGACCTGGATGAATTGGAGCTGTTGGTCAAAGGCGCGCTGCAATGCGTGAAAGACACCGACATCCACGAAAACATCGAGCCGGTGGATCTCAATCATGTACTCGACTGCCTGGTGGAACCGTATCTGGCGCCCAACGGCAATGGCCGCGTGACGCAGCAGGGGCGGGCGCTGGCGGCGTATCCGGGCAAGCCACTGGCGCTCAAGCGCTGCATCGGCAACCTGATCGACAATGCGTTGAAGTACGGGCAGAACGCGCACTTGCACATCGATGATGACGAAAGCGCATTCGTGCTGCATGTCGACGACGAAGGGCCGGGCGTGCCGGAGCAACGGCTGGAGCAGGTGTTCGAACCGCACTTCCGGTTGGCGGGGCAGCAGCAGGGTTATGGTCTCGGTTTGGGGATCGCCCGCAACATTGCTCATAGCCATGGGGGGGAGGTGACGTTGCAGAATCTTCGTGAAGGCGGATTGCGCGTGACCCTGCAATTGCCGCGTTCGGTGGATTGA
- the edd gene encoding phosphogluconate dehydratase, translating into MHPRVLEVTERLIARSRATRQAYLALIRGAATDGPMRGKLQCANFAHGVAGCGSEDKHSLRMMNSANIAIVSSYNDMLSAHQPYEVFPEQIKNALREIGSVGQFAGGTPAMCDGVTQGEPGMELSLPSREVIAMSTAVALSHNMFDGALMLGICDKIVPGLMMGSLRFGHLPTIFVPGGPMVSGISNKEKADVRQKYAEGKATREELLESEMKSYHSPGTCTFYGTANTNQLLMEVMGLHLPGASFVNPNTPLREALTREAAHQVTRLTKQNGNFMPIGEIVDEKALVNSIVALHATGGSTNHTLHMPAIAMAAGIQLTWQDMADLSEVVPTLSHVYPNGKADINHFQAAGGMSFLIRELLEAGLLHEDVNTVLGHGLSQYTKEPFLDNGKLVWREGPTESLDENILRPVARAFSAEGGLRVMEGNLGRGVMKVSAVALENQIVEAPAMVFQDQQDLADAFKAGLLEKDFVAVMRFQGPRSNGMPELHKMTPFLGVLQDRGFKVALVTDGRMSGASGKIPAAIHVSPEAYVGGALARVQEGDIIRVDGVKGTLELKVDAAEFAAREPAKGLLGNNIGSGRELFGFMRLAFSSAEQGASAFTSALETLN; encoded by the coding sequence ATGCATCCCCGCGTTCTTGAGGTCACCGAACGGCTTATCGCCCGCAGCCGCGCCACGCGTCAGGCTTACCTTGCGCTGATTCGCGGCGCTGCAACTGACGGGCCGATGCGCGGCAAACTGCAATGCGCCAACTTCGCCCACGGCGTGGCCGGGTGTGGCAGCGAAGACAAGCACAGCCTGCGGATGATGAACTCGGCGAACATCGCAATTGTTTCGTCATATAACGACATGCTCTCGGCGCACCAGCCGTACGAAGTCTTCCCGGAACAGATCAAGAACGCCCTGCGCGAAATCGGCTCGGTCGGTCAGTTCGCCGGCGGTACGCCTGCCATGTGCGATGGGGTGACCCAGGGCGAGCCGGGCATGGAACTGAGCCTGCCGAGCCGCGAAGTGATCGCGATGTCGACGGCGGTGGCGCTGTCGCACAACATGTTCGACGGCGCGCTGATGCTCGGCATCTGCGACAAGATCGTGCCGGGCCTGATGATGGGCTCCCTGCGTTTCGGTCACCTGCCGACGATTTTCGTCCCGGGCGGGCCGATGGTCTCGGGAATTTCCAACAAGGAAAAAGCCGACGTGCGGCAGAAGTACGCCGAAGGCAAGGCGACCCGTGAAGAGCTGCTGGAATCGGAAATGAAGTCCTACCACAGCCCCGGCACCTGCACTTTCTACGGCACTGCCAACACCAACCAGTTGCTGATGGAAGTGATGGGCCTGCACCTGCCGGGCGCATCGTTCGTCAACCCGAACACCCCGCTGCGTGAGGCCCTGACTCGCGAAGCGGCGCATCAGGTCACGCGCCTGACCAAGCAAAATGGCAACTTCATGCCGATCGGCGAAATCGTCGACGAGAAGGCGCTGGTCAACTCGATCGTCGCGCTGCACGCCACCGGCGGTTCGACCAACCACACCCTGCACATGCCGGCCATCGCCATGGCGGCGGGCATTCAACTGACCTGGCAGGACATGGCCGACCTCTCCGAAGTCGTGCCGACCCTGAGCCACGTCTACCCGAACGGCAAGGCTGACATCAACCACTTCCAGGCAGCGGGCGGCATGTCGTTCCTGATCCGCGAACTGCTCGAAGCCGGTCTGCTGCACGAAGACGTCAACACCGTGCTCGGCCACGGCTTGAGCCAGTACACCAAGGAGCCGTTCCTCGATAACGGCAAGCTGGTGTGGCGCGAAGGCCCGACTGAAAGTCTCGACGAAAACATTCTGCGTCCGGTGGCCCGTGCGTTCTCGGCGGAGGGCGGCTTGCGCGTGATGGAGGGCAACCTCGGTCGCGGTGTGATGAAGGTGTCCGCCGTCGCGCTGGAAAACCAGATCGTCGAAGCGCCGGCCATGGTGTTTCAGGATCAGCAGGATCTGGCCGACGCTTTCAAGGCCGGTCTGCTGGAGAAGGATTTTGTCGCGGTGATGCGTTTCCAGGGCCCGCGCTCCAACGGCATGCCGGAACTGCACAAGATGACGCCGTTCCTCGGCGTGCTGCAGGATCGCGGCTTCAAGGTGGCGCTGGTGACGGACGGGCGCATGTCCGGCGCGTCGGGGAAAATCCCGGCGGCCATCCACGTCAGTCCCGAGGCTTATGTAGGCGGCGCTTTGGCGCGCGTGCAAGAGGGCGATATCATCCGCGTCGATGGCGTCAAAGGCACTTTGGAACTCAAGGTGGACGCTGCCGAATTCGCAGCGCGCGAACCCGCCAAAGGCCTGTTGGGCAACAACATCGGCAGCGGTCGCGAACTGTTTGGCTTCATGCGTTTGGCCTTCAGCTCGGCGGAGCAGGGCGCCAGCGCCTTCACTTCTGCCCTGGAGACGCTTAATTGA
- the gap gene encoding type I glyceraldehyde-3-phosphate dehydrogenase, which produces MTLRIAINGFGRIGRNVLRALYTQGYRQDLQIVAINDLGDSAINAHLLKYDTVHGTFDAEVAHDNESLTVNGDRISVSAIRNPADLPWAAEKIDVVFECTGLFTDRAKAAAHITAGARKVIISAPAKGADATVVYGVNHDILRQSHQIISNASCTTNCLAPVAQVLHRELGIESGLMTTIHAYTNDQNLTDVYHTDPYRARSATQNMIPSKTGAAEAVGLVLPELAGKLTGMAVRVPVINVSLVDLTVQLKREASADEVNALMKAASQHSKILGFNTLPLVSSDFNHNPLSSIFDANHTKSSGKLLKVLAWYDNEWGFSNRMLDNCLALCNAE; this is translated from the coding sequence ATGACTCTTCGAATCGCAATCAATGGTTTTGGCCGCATCGGCCGTAATGTCCTGCGCGCACTGTATACCCAAGGCTATCGTCAGGATTTGCAGATCGTCGCCATCAACGATCTGGGCGACAGCGCAATCAATGCGCATCTGCTCAAGTACGACACCGTTCATGGCACATTCGACGCCGAAGTGGCTCATGACAACGAGAGCCTGACCGTCAACGGCGACCGCATTTCGGTCAGCGCCATCCGCAACCCGGCCGACCTGCCATGGGCCGCGGAAAAGATTGATGTGGTATTCGAATGCACCGGTCTGTTCACCGACCGGGCCAAAGCCGCCGCGCATATTACCGCCGGCGCACGCAAAGTGATTATCTCGGCCCCGGCCAAAGGCGCCGATGCCACCGTCGTTTACGGTGTGAACCACGACATTCTGCGCCAGTCGCACCAGATCATTTCCAACGCGTCGTGCACCACCAACTGCCTGGCCCCGGTGGCCCAGGTGCTGCACCGCGAGCTGGGCATCGAAAGCGGTCTGATGACCACGATTCACGCCTACACCAACGACCAGAACCTGACCGACGTTTATCACACCGACCCGTACCGCGCGCGCTCCGCCACCCAGAACATGATCCCGAGCAAGACCGGCGCTGCCGAAGCCGTGGGCCTGGTGCTGCCGGAACTGGCGGGCAAGCTGACCGGCATGGCCGTGCGTGTACCGGTGATCAATGTGTCGCTGGTTGACCTGACCGTGCAGTTGAAGCGCGAAGCCTCGGCCGATGAAGTGAACGCCCTGATGAAAGCCGCGAGCCAGCATTCGAAGATCCTCGGCTTCAACACCCTGCCGCTGGTATCGAGCGACTTCAACCACAACCCGCTGTCATCGATCTTCGACGCCAACCACACCAAATCCAGCGGCAAACTGCTGAAAGTGCTGGCCTGGTACGACAACGAGTGGGGCTTCTCCAACCGCATGCTCGATAACTGCCTGGCGCTGTGCAACGCGGAATAA